The sequence below is a genomic window from Ciona intestinalis chromosome 1, KH, whole genome shotgun sequence.
GGGGCTAAACTCATGTTAACAGTGGTCCACAGACCATTTAAGGGcataaaaacagaattttgttaaacatgTAAACATGTGTataaaaacttgaattttgttaaacatacatttttaccATTTAGTGATGAGTATGAAAGTTAAAAACAGGAATTTTGTTGatcatttaaatttgtgtataaaaacaccaatttttaactttatttcggtttaaaaaaatttgggtaacaaaaaattagtttaaaaaagctAATATCAAGGCAATGCTGATTaagcctatatatatttgaataggGTAAAAGGTACAACCTATTGCAAACAAATAATCCAAGTTATTTAACATTGACAAATCACACTTACAGCTTTTTCTGTTGCTGCACATTTACTACCCGCAGGTGCTGTAAGTGTGTTCCAAGTTCCTCCTTTATCGAATGTAATTAAGGAATGAACGGTTTTGTCCTCACTTAGTTGGGACGTGATATACACACCAGGCAGGGATAAAACCTGAGAGTTCAAAAatcacaattttaatttttatatgggtgaggacaCCGTGAAGTCATGGGTGCCTAAGATGCATGGCCTTGAATGTTAGGATAACCtatgcaaaaaatatagatAGTAGATACACATAAACTCATAagcagtggcacagccagtGGGAGTTAGCGGGTCGCGACTCCTCCCCCCCTTATAaaccccccccaaaaaaattaataaataatttaaaaaaaaattgttttgaaatttttttgattaaaccctTCCTCCCCTTATTtttggctgcgccactgcttATAAGGTATCAGTTATACTGGTGAGAGGTGATTATAATGTGATTTAGGTCAAAGCTGTGCAGTTTTACCTACAAACTAAATAACAAAGTAGGTATTTCTAGTGTGTGTGCTagattagtttttaaactagaAAAACCTGCTGTCTAGATGTTGTATATCAAATtggatgaaaaaaaattatatatacacaaatattttataaaagtttaagtATTATAACATGATTAATACACCACAGTGCCTAAGACACATAggcataaaataattaatatgttttgatCTAGATAAACTgaatttttaatctatttattttatttactgatttttttttaagaaacaaatactactgttttttttactgtttatttttaccgattttattttaagaaactGATGCTAACATTAGTACATTATATATGTTGGCATGTCTCAGTTACataactataaaatattaccaaCTGGTGTTATGatcagttaaatattaaaagtacaATGTACTACTTAATTCAATGGTGTTAGCTGTTTCCTGTCAGCCACACATgtttacatgttttaaaaaagattcgaataggaaatatttaatatgcTGATTTCTGCTAACAGGATTAGTTGCCTAACAGTGTGTGCGACTGCAggattgtgtttttttcactTATTCCAGCCTTCTAGGTTAGGACTCCagcaaattgaaaaaaatgtcttCTTTTGGTACTTTTTACATTGCCCAATTACTAAAATTAGGCACACACAAAAGTTGTACACACTGTAATAGAAGCTACAAAGAAATTAATCCAgtttgatatatttatatagtagtgtgggaagatgggaccactttacaatctattttttttcttgtctcatttggtagtaaacaacaaaattcaaaaaattataaatggtactctcacgactcccatacaccattgttaattgtttaaaactcgatatggatattttgatattataaaataatgtgccccgtcttcccccaccttactatatttgtataattgaCTTTATGATACAACATGTAAATAAGCCCGACACCAGGAAATTGCTAAGACCATTGAACCAAGTAGCACATTGTACTATTAATATTCAATTGATTGATTGTAATAACGATTGTGTATCACAGGCTGTTTACACGTTAGTGTATAAAGGTGTTCATTTTTAAGCACCTGTGCCGTAACCTCATCCATATATTAtggttataaataattaaataaaaaggtgccaCATTGAATACTGAACATGAagtgatattttaaaacaacaccaGTATAATATGAggtatatttgtattaaaaaatgtctTGTATCGTGTAGTACTACAAAGAGTGTTTAAATCTCCCCAAAAAAGAGTGTCTACCCAACTTAATCTACCCAACTACCcaacaaagaatgttttaatCGAAGGTATTTGATCTAGATTGAACAAAGCCTATACACTAGAAAGAACAAACCAATCAAAATGCAATTAACTTgaaattacttttaatattttaacaaaaaaaaaagttaacaaactaataacaaatatatatattctaatatCAATACCTCTTTGGTACAATTTCTATCATGTTATATATGTAACAAGATGCTTAATTTCTCACCTTGTAAAAATCTGTGATTCCTTTATTGTTTGGGTAAAGATGATTTGAAAGTGactttgaaaatataattccCCGCTCATCAGAAGTATATATGGTTCCAAAACCAGTGTCTGTAAAGAGTTCATAAAGGCAgtgcagaaaaaaaagttaaatttaaacaaaaagcagTCCAGGAAAAAACATACCTTGACtgacataaataataactCACATAATAGGAAACGCGTAAGATTGGTTTCAAACTACACCATTATGActtttttactattttctaAGCGGAGGGGttctaattttacaaaaaaaaaaatacaaaagaaaagttttttttttaatattttaaaaaaaatattcaaagggGGTTTGGCCCTCATGACCCCCCCCCCCTTGTATAGGCCCCTGCAAAGCACTTACCACCCTCTACATCCACATGAATAAACACCATATCTTCACTCATGTCAAGGAGGGAATAGAATTGCTTTCGGTTAATAAGTGGAAGTTGTGCAGCATCCCATGAATCGCCGTGGTTTTTTGACACATGCATTACACGACTGCCGTTTTTCTAGAAATtaagaatattcaaatttactactaaatttcactattttgataatattttttacaatgtttaacaattatattttatgttgtttaggTAGGATACAGTTCTTATAGAAAATTCTTTAGGAACTTAATAttgttgtaaacaattttgtttctttacgTTACTATTGTTCTAAAAACCAAGAAAATTCGAATTTACTGCTTAATTTaactatttaatattttttggcaaCATTCATCAAAAACCATTTATGTTGATTAANNNNNNNNNNNNNNNNNNNNNNNNNNNNNNNNNNNNNNNNNNNNNNNNNNNNNNNNNNNNNNNNNNNNNNNNNNNNNNNNNNNNNNNNNNNNNNNNNNNNNNNNNNNNNNNNNNNNNNNNNNNNNNNNNNNNNNNNNNNNNNNNNNNNNNNNNNNNNNNNNNNNNNNNNNNNNNNNNNNNNNNNNNNNNNNNNNNNNNNNNNNNNNNNNNNNNNNNNNNNNNNNNNNNNNNNNNNNNNNNNNNNNNNNNNNNNNNNNNNNNNNNNNNNNNNNNNNNNNNNNNNNNNNNNNNNNNNNNNNNNNNNNNNNNNNNNNNNNNNNNNNNNNNNNNNNNNNNNNNNNNNNNNNNNNNNNNNNNNNNNNNNNNNNNNNNNNNNNNNNNNNNNNNNNNNNNNNNNNNNNNNNNNNNNNNNNNNNNNNNNNNNNNNNNNNNNNNNNNNNNNNNNNNNNNNNNNNNNNNNNNNNNNNNNNNNNNNNNNNNNNNNNNNNNNNNNNNNNNNNNNNNNNNNNNNNNNNNNNNNNNNNNNNNNNNNNNNNNNNNNNNNNNNNNNNNNNNNNNNNNNNNNNNNNNNNNNNNNNNNNNNNNNNNNNNNNNNNNNNNNNNNNNNNNNNNNNNNNNNNNNNNNNNNNNNNNNNNNNNNNNNNNNNNNNNNNNNNNNNNNNNNNNNNttactatatacaaattcTATTGAGAAAATCCAATGAAATTTAACCCTAAACACAATCAAAACTgctttagtttaatttaatacataaaaagtgtcttaaaaaaaaattagtaattaTAATATAGCCTATATTGGGAGTTGTAACTCACCCCTTGAAATTGCACAGATAGAAAGAGAAAAGTGTCTTGTACAGCAAAGCTATGAACATCTTGTGCTAAACGTACTGATACTTCAGTAATTGCATTCTCTCTGTACAGCTCATTGGTGATACTGTTCTCTGTGGACAACATAATAGGCGTAATGTTAAGGGTGCATGGGTATCATTGTCTTCATTGGTGcataatttttgaaaaagttcccataagttttaaaagatgAAAGTTTATGCTGgcgaaaacataaacaatgttAGCTTTTATTTGGGAAAAAAACTGTTCATTGCACTATCACCGCtgtatagtgtttattttaagacatgTTTGTAAGATAGGCTATTGAattgtttatgtatttatactGGGTACTCATGGGTACTCTGATTTATTTTCAGGGTATATACCGAATCCTGCATAAATATGTTTGATACCATGCATCAATGCATGTcaccttaaactttaaaacgaaagtgtcaaaatatattttaacaactcaGTTTtgaggtgtctatacaaacaagggaaaaaaaaaaaatatatatatatactacattCATAAAAGTACATAAATCAATGAGTTTCTCTTGACAGCTATATGGGTGTAACTGCGTTATGCACATCAATACCATTtcgtatttattattaaagagttaaaaattgtaaatacatAACAGTGCTGTTCTGCTAAATTTTTGGTGGATTAAAACCCTTCCCTTCACAAAACCAAAACTATGttagcaaaacaaaaaaacctattaaaataatgcatttGGACAACTAATAACAACTTCTACATAGCAGAGAAACCCTGCTTATGATTAGAACTTACTAGACATAGATTGACTTGGGTCATAAGTGAAGTAAAAATAATCGCCATCAGTTGGGTCCCAGGATATAGTTTGAACGTAACTTTGAACTAATTTCCACGAGCTTCCAAAGTCTGAAGACAACCATAATTCACCATGGCTTACAGATTGGGCAAGCAGTCTGAggacaaaatgtttttttaaaaaggaacaaaaaatctaaacaaatGGGAACAAAAACATCCAGAAAAATgtctaaacatttaaaatctaaacatcttttttttgataacatattctaaaaataaacttggaacaaaaaaattaaacctaaactctagacatttaaaaaaagaattctAAACACATCCTGTTTAACAggtacatatattatatatatatataatatataaatttaaagcatGGTAAGGTCACAGCTATAAAATATGACGTTACAATCATGAGACTTTGTGAGTCATGTGCAACTTGAGAGTTTGagacatttttgtaaattgtaaaagAATCAAAAAGCTTACTTTGGGTTTAGATTAAGAATTATGAATAAACATCTTTTTAAAGcgttaaaatcaaaaacagCCATCGGCTTGGCGGTCATGACACGATTAAGAACGGATAATTTGGAAGATCGCACCCTCCTGTCTTGTGAAGACATTGAAGAGGGTCTCCGGTTGTGTCTTAACGCTACATGTTTTGCGTTTCAGGGTGCATTCTACCAACAAGTGTTCGGTACAGCGATGGGTTCGCCCATCTCTGTCGTCATTGCAAACGTCGTTATGGAGACTATTGAAGAGGAGGCCCTCGCTACTTTCATGCATCCTCCTCGATACTGGAAGCGCTACGTTGACGACACTTTTGCCATCATTGCGGCGGAACAACTTCACCCTTTTCTGGATCACTTAAACGGAATAGAGGAGTCCATCCAGTTTACCCTAGAAAGAGAGAACGAAGGGAAAATAGCGTTCTTAGATGTTGAGGTGAGTCGAGACAAAGAAGGAGGAATGAAAACCAATGTGTACAGGAAACCTACCCACACTAATCGCTATCTATCTTTTTGGTCAGCTCATCCGATCGAACATAAAAAAGCGGTAGTAAGGTCCCTAAAACACAGAGCAGAGGCTTTGGTGTCCGATCCACTACGTCTACAAGATGAAATGAAATTCATTAAAGACGGGCTTCGGTACAACTCATACCCGCCGTGGATGGTAAAATGGAAGCCAACACAGAAACCCAAAGAAGTAACACCTACTATTGCTACTGTGATCCTCCCGTATGTCCCAGGCCTATCCGACACTTTAAGGAGAATGCTTACCGATCACGGTATTAAGGTTTATTCAAAGCCGCACACAACGCTTCGCAGCCTGTTATCTCACCCCGTTGAGAATCAGGCAACTGAGCCCAAGGGGGTTGTGTATTTGATTCCCTGTGGTGACTGTGAGGGTGTGTACATCGGAGAAACGGGCAGAGCTCTAAAAACGCGCTTGAAAGAACATCGCCGAGATGTCGCAGCAAAGGACGCGAGCAAGACGGCTCTGTCCAAGCACTCAACTGTATGTAGTCACCGAGTGGCGTTTGAGAACGTTCAAATTCTCGAACGGGAGACCGACTTGACCAAACGATTGTTTTTAGAGACTCTACACATTCACAAACACCGAGAATGTGTCAACAACAAAGAACAATGCACCTATTTCCCCACAGTTTACAACAACCtgatataaaaaatttttCTGTTTCCGATTTTTCACGTGACTGCCGTTGTGCGTTTGCCCTTCCACCGTCTCTTCCTTACAGTGCCCTTATCACGTTAATATCGCCTTTTTCTCACCTTTTCTGCTTTTCGCTTGTAGTAACTGTTGCGTTTtattccctgatgaagtctcgccgtatggcagacgaaacgttggaaatacactatacgttttttataccagatgagccattgATTTATTGTTCAGCCATCGGCTTGCCTAACTAGTGTTAAATAAAGATGATTTTAATATATCGGTTGGTAAATCCTggtttttgacatttttatatttataaagtaattaaatCAAGTTTGGATGTATTAGTccatttataaagtaaatagATCCCTTTACACAACAAAAACACTGACttcaaatttcatttttacaaTCCAACACAGTTAATTCAATACACATCcacaacaattaacaaagccatttaaaatgctaaaaataaaTCCTGGCAAGAAATATTAGGATAAACACAACACAGTTTAAGGTTTACTTACCTGTGTTTATTATGCGCATTAAACTTAATTGAAGAAACATCAATTTTAAAGGGAAGGAGAATTTTACTGAATGTCAAGCCCGCATCATTGgttgtgtatatagtagtgtgtCGGGAGGTGGAAAACGGAGGGTCGTATCCAAACAAAATCACCTGGAAAGTAAAAGTGATGACGTAAAACTAATCAAAGCACTATGTTGGCGTTGTCTTTAATTAATGCATTACTATgacaaatgtaacttgcttatccTTCAGTGGCTGAAAAATGGCAGTCCTTATAAAagggtgttaatacacctcgtgtcagtttaaaagttaccatgtatgttactttgtgggtgattgttttataggGATTATTTATgaatggctaataatttggacaacccattagtgaccactgggttgaagccgttaagtgtctttcccatgAACACATAAAACTTGTAATGTTAGAAACTAGAACCACATTTttataagtataatatatagcCTAAGCCCtaatacatataatattggtttattaatataaatttattgctaaataaaccttaaatattaattattaggTGGGCGGCCTGGGCCTATAGTTTAGGTTCTAGCATTTACagttaaattatgttaaaagtTAGAAGCTGTACATTATTTAGTGCAACACACTTTTAAACTACCTAAAACACAAGATGGGTCTATCTAATTTTTACAGAATGTTTACACAAAGATTATAAAACTCAAACAATCTATTAATAAGTAACAAGCATATACACTGATTCactgaatattttatatagtcGAGTGGAGGAAGATAGGGCACCTATAGCACtgttatacaaatatcctgattgcgttttaaacaatgaacaaccgTCTGTGCGAATCGCTATGGTTTtgtagttctttgaatgttctttgttcactatcAAATGGCACAGGAATATAGAacgaaaatatgtcccatttttccccagcCTACCATCGTACCATGTTATCATTCAGTATTcgggaaaattaaatttaaaacaaaacaaagtccCACCATGTTTGTATCAGTTGGGTTGACTTGCATACCACCAGATTTGCGTATGTAACCATGGTCAATACGAGAGGATATGTCTTCAAAAGTTCTAAAGTAAAGTTGTATTAAAGAGATGTAAAGTGAAGATAGTAGCTAAAAGTGTTCCTAAAACATAGATTTACATAAAATGGCAGTGACATAAATTATATTCTATGGGGTGAGATGTGCATATGTTGTTCTAAATAGCAAAATAGGGTATATGTATTAATGTACACAATAttcaattaatttaattaagcTTTAACATTTTAAGATAACTAGTTCACAATGGCATGACCTTTGGCATTATtgttttcataaatatatatataatattaattttatttgtctctttgattatggtagcgaagatttaaaaatgttttaaacaaaatgacaggatatagcgacaaaacagaaagtgttaaatatatttcaatttaattggaagaaaataagcgtggttgcAGCAACTGAATATATATAGTTCATATAAATTGGcacaacttaaaaataataaacttacttTCCACGATCATGGCTTCTGTATAGTTTTGAAGCTTGAGATACAAACATGCTGGTCATTGTAGTTAGACCGAGAATAACTCCATCACTACCAGACCATGTCAGGGAAATTGAAGGATTTGTATCTTGCGTGAATTTGTGCTGTGATAAATTTGTGATGACAAATTGAAACAGGGACCTTTATATTGAACATAGTTACATTCTTACATAGGTGTCAGGATTTttcagtttataaaacaatcttgggtgttatatgttaaaatacataattttgtcttgggaatttttttcaagtttatttgttgaggtttttttttacttataacttgatttttttcttaaaaattatCTTATAAATCAGtaaatttgcaataaaacCTAATGACAGTTCCTTTTCCAAACTAAGTGCTGACTCGACGGGTCGAAAAGGTACAGAATTCCcataagttaaataaacaagATGACCATATTTCACTACAAAACAGAAATGACATATTATGCGAAAGTGAGCAAATTTGCTTGCACAatttattgttcaaaatatttcagcATAAACACACATACAGACCTGGGTACGACCGGGTGTAAGCTTGTTTACAAAATCCGCGGGTGGTACACAAGTGCTTGAAGTTGTATCTCTCTTATGCAAAGATGAAGTCTGATCTTCTTCTTCCGaacttcttttatttattgagTGAGATTTTTCAAACTCATAAACCAAATTTTGCGTTGATATTGCCAAAGATGGCAACAACGTTATTAAAATTAACGATAATCTTAAACCTAACATGGTGAACTATAGACTAGTACAGAAAAACTAGAAATATCATAAAGTTCATTCgttaacaaaataacattacaatGTAAACTTTTTGTGCATTTTCCCAGTTAATTTTCGTCAGgaaaacacaattatataaTGAGTATcgtgaaacattttaaaccaaaaattcaTGGACATTAATCACTTTACAAACATATTGATCAGCAAActctataatataaaatctaatGTTTCTATGATTCTGGTCTATAGTCATcagtttgttacgtcattagtTAAACAAGAAAGCACGGCTCAAACAAAAGAGCACGATCCTAGTCATTGGTAGTCATCGGTATTCATCAAAGGCTCTGGTATTCATATGGCTCTAgacaaaataaccaaaaagaTCGAAACCAATATCTTTGCAATAAC
It includes:
- the LOC100183632 gene encoding sortilin — its product is MLGLRLSLILITLLPSLAISTQNLVYEFEKSHSINKRSSEEEDQTSSLHKRDTTSSTCVPPADFVNKLTPGRTQHKFTQDTNPSISLTWSGSDGVILGLTTMTSMFVSQASKLYRSHDRGKTFEDISSRIDHGYIRKSGGMQVNPTDTNMVILFGYDPPFSTSRHTTIYTTNDAGLTFSKILLPFKIDVSSIKFNAHNKHRLLAQSVSHGELWLSSDFGSSWKLVQSYVQTISWDPTDGDYFYFTYDPSQSMSKNSITNELYRENAITEVSVRLAQDVHSFAVQDTFLFLSVQFQGKNGSRVMHVSKNHGDSWDAAQLPLINRKQFYSLLDMSEDMVFIHVDVEGDTGFGTIYTSDERGIIFSKSLSNHLYPNNKGITDFYKVLSLPGVYITSQLSEDKTVHSLITFDKGGTWNTLTAPAGSKCAATEKACNLQLHNYFSASKHVALPALPLSSKNTVGLIIAHGNIGDGLNFNPPKVYVSDDGGYSWSQPPQLDGPHYYGIGDRGGLLWAIPSQSTPTNIIKFSLDEGQCWHSFNFSDTPIQITGVSPEQGEKTTDLTIWGWDRNGDGMWMVVTVDFKAVMGSQCTRDDYMKWIAHETNTLASLNDNCLLGSKQSFIRRKKGTICTNSNALQAIPTHETCSCRNLDYLCDYGYTRSTDGRTCVRDTSASNTNMDVCIEGTEEVILTKGYRKIPGDKCQGGFNPNHQVESLKKSCARTEEVKDNFGVDKDFFVDYVKPHSNPHTGWIIFLVIVVLALGGALVYLVYKKRSLLMKVRYRPITQEVPDDSANTRLVGTATIMDDDEAVLVEMPNGGPPKNGAIISYHDDSDEDLLVT
- the LOC113474463 gene encoding uncharacterized protein LOC113474463, with the translated sequence MNKHLFKALKSKTAIGLAVMTRLRTDNLEDRTLLSCEDIEEGLRLCLNATCFAFQGAFYQQVFGTAMGSPISVVIANVVMETIEEEALATFMHPPRYWKRYVDDTFAIIAAEQLHPFLDHLNGIEESIQFTLERENEGKIAFLDVELIRSNIKKR